A single Dechloromonas denitrificans DNA region contains:
- the prsT gene encoding XrtA/PEP-CTERM system TPR-repeat protein PrsT codes for MKKRQSIISTAISTALLAAFLGGCGGDSPDALIASGKDFLAKKDSKAAVIQLKNALQKNPELGEARFLLGKALLESGDMAGAEVELRKALDLKYASDQSIPLLAQALLATGKAKKVTDEFAKVELPASEAQANLKTTLSIAYSAQGDRPTAQNALDAALAAKPDYAPAQLADARNKAGSRKFDEAQTIVDGVLAKNPNSDEALLLSGSLQAVKGNQEAAIALYRKAIEARPDSLQAHSAVISSLFQQQKLDDAVKQIDALKKVAPKHPQTLYLDAQAKYQLKDYKAVRELTQQLLKIAPNNPASLQLAGAVEFQLGSYIQAETYLTKALQLSPALPLARRLLVASYLRAGQPAKALGAIQPALESTEKDPGLLALAGETYLQNGDANKAAEYFATASTLDPEDSAKKTSLALAHLAQGKSVGAFEELEQISLTDKGTTADLALIAAYLRTNQADKALKAIGSLEKKQPNNAATYNLRARTLLTKKDIPGARQNFEKALSINPKFFPAAASLAAMDIMEKKPDDARKRFESVLAADPKNIQAMLALAELRASSGGTPDEVTGLISKAIAANPEEAAPRLALIQYHLSRKDNKKALTAASDALAALPDKPEILDALGRTQQATGDLNQALITYGKLAAMQPASPLAQMRLAEIHLGSKNKDEAAKSLKKALEIKPDLIEAQRGLILFAMDSKKFSDAINIARQVQQQRPKEAAGFVFEGDIRATEKAWPEAIGAYRAGLKQVAAPELAVKLHTALLASNAVAEAEKMATTWIKEHPKDVALRVHMGDIATARKLYPQAVQNYRGALEIQPNNPLVLNNLAWVSGQLKAPKALEYAEKANQLSPNQPSFMDTLAMLLADKGETVKAIDLLRKAMAINPQATEIQLNLAKVLIRAGKKDEARKELDAITKLGEKFSGHAEVSQLQKEL; via the coding sequence ATGAAAAAACGTCAATCGATCATTTCCACCGCGATTTCAACCGCTTTGCTGGCGGCGTTCCTTGGCGGTTGCGGCGGCGACAGCCCGGATGCGCTGATTGCCTCCGGCAAGGATTTCCTCGCCAAAAAGGACAGCAAGGCAGCCGTCATCCAGTTGAAGAATGCCTTGCAGAAAAACCCGGAGCTTGGCGAGGCACGCTTCCTTCTGGGGAAAGCGCTACTGGAAAGCGGCGATATGGCTGGTGCAGAGGTTGAACTGCGCAAGGCACTCGACCTCAAATATGCCAGCGACCAAAGCATCCCCCTGCTTGCCCAGGCGCTCCTGGCGACCGGCAAAGCCAAGAAAGTCACAGACGAATTTGCCAAAGTAGAACTTCCGGCCAGCGAAGCGCAGGCCAACCTGAAAACCACGCTGAGCATTGCCTACTCCGCCCAAGGCGACCGCCCAACTGCCCAGAACGCGCTTGACGCGGCGCTCGCCGCCAAACCCGATTATGCCCCAGCCCAACTGGCCGACGCACGCAACAAGGCTGGCAGCCGTAAATTCGATGAAGCGCAGACCATAGTCGATGGCGTACTGGCAAAAAATCCGAACAGCGATGAAGCACTGCTGCTCAGCGGCTCATTGCAGGCGGTCAAGGGCAATCAGGAGGCGGCCATTGCGCTCTACCGCAAGGCTATCGAGGCCAGACCGGACTCTCTGCAGGCCCACTCCGCCGTTATATCCAGCCTGTTCCAGCAGCAAAAACTGGACGATGCAGTCAAGCAGATCGATGCACTAAAGAAAGTCGCCCCCAAGCATCCTCAGACTCTCTATCTTGACGCACAAGCAAAATACCAGCTCAAGGACTACAAGGCAGTCCGCGAATTGACGCAACAACTGCTGAAAATTGCCCCGAACAATCCGGCCAGTCTTCAATTAGCTGGCGCTGTCGAGTTTCAACTGGGCTCCTATATCCAAGCCGAAACCTACCTGACCAAGGCACTCCAATTAAGTCCGGCTCTTCCGCTGGCCCGCAGGCTTCTTGTCGCCAGTTATCTGCGCGCAGGTCAGCCGGCCAAAGCCCTCGGCGCAATACAACCGGCACTTGAGAGCACCGAGAAAGATCCAGGCCTGCTCGCGCTCGCCGGGGAAACCTATCTGCAAAATGGTGACGCAAACAAGGCCGCGGAATACTTTGCCACAGCGAGTACGCTCGACCCTGAGGACTCCGCCAAGAAAACCTCTCTTGCCCTAGCTCATTTAGCCCAAGGCAAGTCTGTCGGAGCGTTCGAAGAACTCGAACAGATTTCCCTTACCGACAAGGGCACGACAGCTGACCTTGCGCTGATCGCCGCCTACCTGCGAACCAACCAGGCTGACAAGGCGCTGAAGGCCATCGGCAGCCTGGAAAAAAAGCAACCAAATAACGCAGCCACCTACAATCTGCGAGCCCGCACGCTGCTGACCAAGAAGGATATTCCGGGAGCCCGCCAGAATTTTGAAAAGGCACTCTCAATCAATCCAAAGTTCTTCCCGGCGGCAGCCAGTCTCGCGGCGATGGATATCATGGAAAAAAAGCCCGACGATGCCCGCAAACGCTTTGAGTCGGTTCTTGCCGCGGATCCGAAGAACATACAGGCCATGCTTGCACTGGCGGAACTGCGTGCATCGAGTGGTGGCACACCTGACGAAGTCACCGGACTGATCAGCAAGGCAATCGCTGCCAATCCAGAGGAAGCCGCACCACGCCTGGCGTTGATCCAGTATCACCTGAGCAGGAAGGACAACAAGAAGGCTTTGACGGCGGCCAGCGACGCTTTGGCAGCCCTGCCTGACAAACCGGAAATACTCGATGCACTGGGTAGGACGCAGCAGGCCACAGGTGACTTGAACCAGGCACTAATAACCTACGGCAAGCTGGCGGCCATGCAACCCGCCTCACCGCTAGCCCAGATGCGGCTGGCAGAAATACATCTAGGCAGCAAGAACAAGGATGAAGCCGCAAAAAGCCTCAAGAAAGCACTGGAAATCAAGCCTGATCTAATTGAGGCTCAGCGTGGCCTGATCCTCTTTGCGATGGATTCCAAAAAATTTTCTGATGCCATTAACATCGCTCGCCAGGTTCAACAGCAAAGACCGAAGGAAGCTGCCGGTTTTGTATTTGAAGGGGATATACGCGCTACGGAAAAGGCTTGGCCTGAAGCCATCGGCGCCTATCGCGCCGGTTTGAAACAGGTTGCCGCTCCAGAATTAGCAGTCAAGTTGCATACCGCCCTACTTGCTTCCAACGCGGTGGCTGAAGCAGAAAAAATGGCAACGACGTGGATCAAGGAACATCCGAAGGATGTTGCACTCCGCGTCCACATGGGAGATATCGCTACCGCACGCAAGCTATATCCGCAGGCCGTCCAGAATTACCGCGGAGCACTTGAAATTCAGCCAAACAATCCATTGGTGTTGAACAACCTGGCTTGGGTTTCGGGCCAACTCAAGGCGCCGAAAGCGCTCGAGTACGCGGAGAAAGCCAACCAGTTGTCCCCCAACCAGCCGTCTTTCATGGATACGCTCGCCATGTTGCTCGCCGACAAGGGTGAAACCGTTAAGGCAATCGATCTTCTGCGCAAGGCAATGGCAATTAACCCACAGGCAACGGAAATTCAACTGAACCTCGCCAAGGTATTGATCCGCGCCGGCAAGAAAGATGAAGCGCGTAAGGAACTGGACGCCATCACCAAGCTGGGCGAAAAATTCTCCGGCCATGCCGAAGTCAGCCAGCTACAGAAAGAACTTTAA
- the prsR gene encoding PEP-CTERM-box response regulator transcription factor, translated as MSTDKPRPLLIVEDDPALQKQLRWSFDQFETLTAGDRESALTHVHRHSPPVVTMDLGLPPDADSVSEGFRLLEQILSAAPDTKVIVLTGQNDRSNALRAIGLGAYDFFAKPFEPELLALTIDRAFRLYDLQQENRRLQAAQHPAALAGLLTRNAEMLRVCRTIEKVASSNATVLLLGESGTGKEVLARGVHEASPRKNERFVAINCAAIPDNLLESELFGYEKGAFTGAAKTTPGKIESANGGTLMLDEIGDLPHSLQAKLLRFLQERVVERVGGRQEIPVDVHIVCATHQDLKTLIKEGRFREDLFYRLAEIVINIPPLRERKGDATLLAHAFVRRFSAEQNRGTMTLTEDAVRAIESHPWPGNVRELENCIKRAVIMADGQQITREDIGLDTEDDANTEFIDLRRIRDDAERNAVVTALGRANGNVVRAAEILGISRPTLYDLMHRLGLK; from the coding sequence TTGAGCACAGATAAGCCCCGTCCCCTGCTGATCGTCGAAGATGACCCGGCTTTGCAGAAACAATTACGTTGGTCCTTTGACCAATTTGAGACCTTGACCGCCGGCGATCGGGAAAGCGCCCTCACCCACGTTCACCGCCACAGCCCGCCCGTGGTGACCATGGATCTTGGCTTGCCACCGGATGCCGACTCGGTCTCGGAAGGTTTTCGCCTGCTTGAACAGATACTCTCGGCGGCCCCCGACACCAAAGTCATCGTACTTACCGGCCAGAATGATCGGAGCAATGCCTTGCGCGCCATCGGCCTCGGTGCCTACGATTTCTTCGCCAAGCCGTTCGAGCCGGAACTCCTTGCCCTGACTATTGACCGGGCCTTTCGTCTGTACGACCTGCAGCAGGAAAACCGGCGCCTGCAGGCCGCCCAGCACCCGGCAGCCCTGGCCGGTCTGCTGACCCGGAATGCCGAAATGCTGCGTGTTTGCCGCACCATCGAGAAGGTAGCCAGCAGCAATGCCACAGTGTTGCTGCTCGGCGAAAGCGGAACTGGCAAGGAGGTACTGGCGCGCGGGGTACATGAAGCATCGCCACGCAAGAACGAACGCTTCGTTGCCATCAACTGCGCCGCCATCCCGGATAACCTGCTGGAGAGTGAACTATTCGGTTATGAAAAAGGCGCTTTCACCGGCGCCGCCAAAACCACACCGGGCAAGATCGAAAGCGCCAATGGCGGCACGCTGATGCTTGACGAAATCGGTGATTTGCCACATTCACTGCAGGCCAAGTTGCTGCGCTTTCTGCAGGAGCGGGTCGTTGAACGGGTTGGCGGGCGCCAGGAGATTCCCGTCGATGTACATATCGTCTGTGCCACCCATCAGGATCTCAAGACACTGATCAAGGAAGGTCGTTTTCGCGAGGATCTTTTCTATCGCCTGGCCGAGATCGTTATCAATATCCCCCCTTTGCGCGAGCGCAAGGGTGATGCGACATTGCTCGCCCATGCTTTCGTCCGCCGGTTTTCAGCAGAACAGAACCGCGGCACCATGACGCTCACCGAGGATGCTGTTCGTGCCATCGAATCCCATCCCTGGCCAGGCAATGTCCGGGAACTCGAAAACTGCATCAAGCGAGCGGTGATCATGGCCGATGGGCAGCAAATCACCCGTGAAGATATTGGCCTGGATACCGAGGATGACGCCAACACCGAATTTATCGACCTGCGTCGAATTCGCGACGATGCTGAACGCAATGCCGTCGTTACCGCGCTGGGTCGCGCCAATGGCAATGTGGTACGTGCTGCGGAGATCCTCGGCATCAGTCGCCCCACCCTCTATGACCTCATGCACCGCCTGGGTTTGAAATAG
- a CDS encoding GNAT family N-acetyltransferase, translating into MQISWTKVLRKRLHQGLRKAFSALPRDTRFAVYRSFVDCDPTPSERLVLKIAESREELEACFSLLHDAYVDSGFMRPDPSGMRVTIYHALPTTTTLCAKWDGEVVGTISLIRESAFGFPLQQVFDLSGVRQKAGKLAEVSALAVHPSFRKTGGAILFPLMKFMYEYATHYFDTRHLLIAVNPNRIEMYESLLFFERLTANVVENYDFANGAPAVGASLDLQLAPATLEHVYQNKSPRKDLYAYFTKTQLPNLILPHRRYFTTNDPVLTPALLDYFFNERTQGFANLDPRKKVLLHSIYDLQAYREVLPEVPQQDVQVRQHQRFSVKCPGQIRLDSSEEKADEFAIQVIEVSEFGFQAYTKEELPLNIWSSATVHLGKSEISVVKVLAVRGKANGFNGFYGFRVGEPDLIWRKFVNVLQQGHTHEDLEHATLYLA; encoded by the coding sequence ATGCAAATCAGCTGGACCAAAGTACTGAGAAAGCGCCTGCATCAGGGCTTGCGCAAGGCGTTCTCGGCTCTGCCGCGGGATACCCGGTTTGCCGTCTACCGTTCCTTTGTCGATTGCGATCCGACACCAAGTGAGCGGCTGGTACTGAAAATTGCCGAAAGTCGGGAAGAACTGGAAGCGTGCTTTTCGTTGCTCCACGACGCTTATGTCGACAGCGGTTTCATGCGGCCCGATCCATCCGGCATGCGGGTGACGATTTACCATGCGCTGCCAACGACGACGACGCTTTGTGCCAAATGGGATGGCGAGGTGGTTGGAACGATATCCCTGATCCGCGAAAGCGCCTTCGGCTTTCCGTTGCAACAGGTTTTCGACCTGAGTGGCGTCAGGCAAAAGGCCGGGAAACTGGCCGAGGTTTCGGCGCTGGCGGTTCATCCCAGTTTTCGCAAGACCGGTGGGGCGATTCTTTTTCCTCTGATGAAGTTCATGTACGAGTATGCGACGCACTACTTCGATACCCGTCATCTGCTGATTGCAGTCAATCCCAATCGCATCGAAATGTATGAATCGCTGCTCTTTTTCGAGCGCCTGACGGCCAATGTGGTCGAGAACTATGATTTTGCCAATGGCGCCCCGGCGGTTGGCGCATCCCTCGATCTCCAACTGGCGCCCGCCACTCTGGAACACGTCTACCAGAACAAGTCACCGCGTAAAGACCTCTACGCCTACTTCACCAAAACCCAGTTACCGAACCTGATACTGCCTCATCGGCGATATTTCACGACCAATGATCCGGTGCTGACCCCGGCCTTGCTCGACTATTTTTTCAACGAGCGGACGCAGGGCTTTGCCAATCTCGATCCGCGCAAGAAGGTGTTGCTCCATTCGATCTACGATCTGCAGGCCTATCGCGAAGTGTTGCCGGAAGTGCCGCAGCAAGACGTTCAGGTCCGGCAACACCAGCGTTTCTCGGTGAAATGCCCTGGCCAGATTCGCCTCGACTCTTCCGAAGAAAAGGCCGACGAGTTCGCGATTCAAGTCATCGAAGTTTCCGAATTCGGCTTTCAGGCCTACACCAAGGAAGAATTGCCGCTCAACATCTGGAGTTCGGCGACGGTACACCTCGGGAAAAGCGAGATTTCCGTGGTCAAAGTTCTGGCGGTACGGGGCAAGGCCAATGGCTTCAACGGGTTTTACGGCTTTCGGGTAGGCGAGCCGGACCTGATCTGGAGAAAGTTCGTCAATGTGCTGCAACAGGGGCATACGCACGAAGACCTCGAGCACGCGACGCTCTATCTGGCCTGA
- a CDS encoding TIGR03013 family XrtA/PEP-CTERM system glycosyltransferase has product MIRLFNHWLRWHSIGQMLFDFSFVIVGLVIAVMWVGNGLPVNIKQVLIFGLLLGVAMLVINSWLGFYQRYNNRTIMESRARAVLSLYLAVPIAYGIFALLPLTGVSHEFLQLSAMSAVFGMLVTRVSAAHAPTTGMPTRKIMVFGTGARALGVKRALNKSDPSAEIVGFFPSPNEEQTAVPGAMLISRDRSLTDTAISLKVDEIVVALTERRGGSMPLRELLDCKLQGIRVLDLASHFEQTLGQIRLESLYAGWLIFGEGFRQGTMRTVVKRLFDIVCASILILLSLPIMAVTAIAIVAENGFPIFYRQERVGLNGRLFNVIKFRSMRNDAEKDGKPVWATAQDDRATKVGKIIRKLRIDELPQLFSVLKGDMSLVGPRPERPFFVDQLTKEIPFYAVRHSVKPGVTGWAQVRYHYGATVEDSAEKLQYDLYYVKNHSLFLDILVLFDTVGVVLTGKGAH; this is encoded by the coding sequence ATGATCCGATTGTTCAATCACTGGTTACGCTGGCACTCGATAGGCCAGATGCTCTTTGACTTTTCCTTCGTGATTGTCGGCTTGGTGATCGCCGTGATGTGGGTTGGCAACGGCCTCCCGGTCAACATCAAGCAAGTCCTGATTTTTGGCCTGCTGCTCGGCGTGGCGATGCTGGTGATCAACTCCTGGCTGGGCTTCTATCAGCGCTACAACAACCGGACCATCATGGAAAGCCGGGCGCGCGCCGTACTCTCGCTCTACCTCGCCGTTCCGATTGCCTATGGCATTTTCGCCCTCCTCCCGCTGACCGGGGTGAGCCATGAGTTCCTCCAGCTATCCGCCATGTCGGCCGTTTTCGGCATGCTGGTGACCCGCGTCAGCGCCGCCCATGCGCCCACCACCGGCATGCCGACCCGGAAAATCATGGTTTTCGGAACGGGCGCCCGCGCCCTGGGCGTCAAGCGGGCGCTGAATAAATCCGACCCGTCCGCCGAAATCGTTGGTTTCTTCCCGAGCCCGAATGAAGAACAAACTGCGGTTCCCGGCGCGATGCTCATCTCGCGCGACCGCTCCCTGACCGATACGGCAATTTCGCTGAAAGTCGATGAAATCGTCGTGGCCCTTACCGAGCGTCGTGGCGGCTCAATGCCGTTGCGCGAACTGCTCGACTGCAAACTGCAGGGCATTCGCGTTCTCGACCTGGCCAGCCATTTCGAACAGACGCTCGGCCAAATTCGCCTCGAATCCCTTTATGCCGGCTGGCTCATTTTCGGCGAAGGCTTCCGACAGGGAACCATGCGCACCGTCGTGAAGCGCCTCTTCGACATCGTCTGCGCAAGCATTCTGATCTTGCTCTCCCTGCCGATCATGGCGGTTACCGCCATCGCCATCGTCGCCGAAAATGGCTTTCCCATTTTTTATCGTCAGGAGCGCGTTGGCCTTAACGGACGACTTTTCAACGTCATCAAGTTCCGCAGCATGCGTAACGATGCCGAGAAGGATGGCAAGCCGGTCTGGGCAACGGCGCAGGATGACCGGGCGACCAAGGTCGGCAAGATCATCCGCAAACTCCGGATTGATGAATTGCCCCAGCTGTTCAGCGTTCTCAAAGGCGATATGAGCCTGGTCGGTCCCCGTCCCGAACGCCCCTTCTTCGTCGATCAGCTGACCAAGGAAATCCCTTTCTACGCCGTACGGCACAGCGTCAAGCCGGGTGTTACCGGCTGGGCACAGGTTCGCTACCATTACGGTGCGACCGTCGAGGACTCGGCAGAAAAGCTCCAGTACGATCTCTATTACGTCAAGAACCACTCCCTGTTTCTCGACATTCTCGTCCTCTTCGATACCGTAGGCGTCGTGCTTACCGGCAAGGGCGCCCACTGA
- the prsK gene encoding XrtA/PEP-CTERM system histidine kinase PrsK — protein MDTESASLIVWSFGIAAVAYALLATYLFTLGSEWRSGQRTGTMFLAVSFSALWAGLSFLSTISPQPLFALSASLSDVLRHGAWYAFVIYLLGSERGQSATRALLPAWLIPACWGLVLGGLGLQLSLAFGLLPADQWFRTALFHALAMPVLGLMLVEQLFRAVSDDSIWNIKPLCLGLAGQFVFDIYLFSDALMFNRVDGDAISIRGFIHAMTIPLLLVATLRSRDWTSKIHLSQKAAFHSATLLIAGLYLLLMASVGYYVRYFGGDWGRAMQLALVCAAILGLGVLVASGSMRAKLRVLVGKHFFRYRYDYREEWLRFTQTLSAQVSPETMGQQVIRGLANMVESPAGGLWLREAGQDSYRQTARWNIPVSDVAEAPESSLSRFLLNSGWVINLEEYRCYPGRYGDLEIPAWIPEIPNAWLVIPLMVGNQMNGFVVLASSRTPIDVNWEVNDLLRTAGCQAAGFLAKMQATEALLEVRKFEAFNKMSAFVVHDLKNIVTQLALMLKNAERHRDNPEFQQDMLMTVEHSVERMRQLMMQLREGATPPGTACGVNLPDVIQRIQKEKMDQGRSVEVRVQERLATRGHEDRLERVIGHLVQNALDATDPAGKVWVALERRGDRAALEVGDTGLGMTPEFIRNRLFKPFQSTKRAGMGIGAYESAQYIRELGGEMQVDSEPGKGTRMTVILPLFKISTESDLRTKEHA, from the coding sequence ATGGATACTGAATCAGCCTCGCTGATCGTCTGGAGTTTCGGGATTGCCGCGGTTGCATATGCGCTGCTGGCCACCTATCTCTTTACTCTTGGTAGTGAATGGCGCTCCGGTCAGCGGACCGGAACGATGTTTCTGGCCGTTTCATTTTCGGCACTCTGGGCTGGACTGTCCTTCCTGTCGACCATCAGCCCCCAGCCGTTGTTCGCGCTTTCCGCTTCGCTGAGCGATGTATTGCGACACGGCGCCTGGTATGCGTTCGTGATTTACCTGCTCGGTTCCGAGCGTGGCCAATCGGCCACCCGCGCATTACTTCCAGCCTGGCTGATCCCGGCGTGCTGGGGCCTCGTGCTCGGTGGCCTCGGCCTGCAACTCTCACTGGCCTTTGGCTTATTGCCAGCCGACCAGTGGTTTCGAACCGCGTTGTTTCATGCCCTGGCCATGCCTGTCCTCGGCCTCATGCTGGTCGAGCAGTTGTTCCGCGCCGTATCCGACGACTCCATCTGGAACATCAAGCCGCTGTGCCTAGGCCTCGCCGGTCAGTTTGTATTCGATATCTATCTATTTTCCGACGCATTGATGTTCAACCGAGTCGACGGCGACGCCATCAGCATTCGCGGATTCATTCATGCAATGACCATTCCGCTGCTGTTGGTGGCCACCCTGCGCAGCCGCGACTGGACATCAAAGATCCACCTTTCGCAGAAAGCGGCATTTCACTCCGCCACGTTGCTGATCGCCGGACTCTACCTGCTGTTGATGGCCAGCGTTGGCTACTACGTCCGCTATTTCGGCGGCGACTGGGGCCGCGCCATGCAATTGGCGCTCGTCTGCGCCGCCATTCTCGGCTTGGGCGTCCTTGTCGCATCGGGTTCAATGCGGGCCAAGCTCCGCGTTCTGGTCGGCAAGCATTTTTTCCGTTATCGCTATGACTATCGTGAAGAGTGGCTGCGCTTCACGCAAACGCTTTCCGCCCAAGTCTCGCCGGAAACCATGGGACAACAAGTCATCCGCGGCTTGGCCAACATGGTCGAAAGCCCGGCTGGCGGACTCTGGCTGAGGGAGGCAGGACAGGATAGCTACCGCCAGACGGCCCGCTGGAACATCCCGGTCAGCGACGTGGCGGAAGCCCCCGAATCATCGCTCTCCCGCTTCCTGCTGAATAGCGGCTGGGTAATCAATCTTGAGGAATATCGCTGCTACCCAGGTCGTTATGGCGACCTGGAAATACCGGCATGGATCCCCGAGATTCCGAATGCCTGGCTGGTGATACCGTTGATGGTTGGCAATCAGATGAATGGATTCGTCGTTCTGGCCAGCTCGCGAACCCCGATCGATGTGAACTGGGAAGTCAATGACCTGTTGCGTACCGCCGGTTGTCAGGCCGCAGGATTCCTGGCCAAGATGCAAGCCACCGAAGCATTGCTCGAAGTACGGAAATTCGAAGCTTTCAACAAGATGTCGGCTTTCGTCGTCCACGATCTGAAAAACATCGTCACCCAGCTCGCATTGATGCTGAAAAATGCCGAACGCCACCGTGACAATCCGGAGTTCCAGCAAGACATGCTGATGACGGTAGAACACTCCGTCGAACGGATGCGGCAACTGATGATGCAGCTGCGAGAAGGCGCCACTCCCCCGGGAACCGCATGTGGTGTTAATCTTCCAGACGTCATTCAACGGATTCAGAAGGAAAAGATGGATCAGGGAAGGTCAGTCGAGGTCAGGGTCCAGGAACGACTGGCGACGCGCGGTCATGAAGATCGTCTGGAACGGGTGATTGGCCACTTGGTGCAGAATGCCCTTGATGCCACCGACCCTGCCGGCAAGGTATGGGTCGCACTCGAACGGCGTGGCGACCGTGCCGCGCTGGAAGTCGGCGATACCGGCCTCGGCATGACCCCTGAGTTCATTCGCAACCGCCTGTTCAAGCCTTTTCAGAGTACCAAACGGGCGGGTATGGGCATTGGCGCTTATGAAAGCGCTCAGTACATTCGCGAACTGGGTGGCGAAATGCAAGTCGACAGCGAACCCGGAAAAGGCACGCGGATGACCGTGATCCTGCCGCTTTTCAAAATCAGCACCGAATCCGACTTGCGCACAAAGGAGCATGCTTGA
- a CDS encoding cupin domain-containing protein, whose product MSHKTALKNAPPYITKDGSEIRELLHPALHPVRHQSLAEAVVPPGVATVLHRHLATEEIYHVTSGNGTMTLGAEQFGIEVGDSIVIPPGTPHRVENLGHDSLHILCCCAPAYSHDDTELLE is encoded by the coding sequence GTGAGTCACAAGACCGCGTTGAAAAATGCGCCGCCTTACATCACCAAGGACGGCTCGGAAATCCGCGAACTGCTGCACCCGGCCCTGCACCCGGTGCGCCACCAGAGCCTGGCCGAAGCGGTCGTCCCGCCCGGTGTCGCCACCGTGCTGCACCGCCATCTGGCAACTGAAGAGATTTACCACGTGACCAGTGGCAATGGCACGATGACGCTCGGCGCCGAACAGTTTGGGATCGAAGTCGGCGACAGCATCGTCATTCCGCCCGGCACGCCGCATCGCGTAGAAAACCTTGGCCACGATTCGCTGCATATTCTTTGCTGCTGTGCGCCAGCCTATTCGCACGACGATACCGAACTGCTCGAATAG
- a CDS encoding CreA family protein has translation MKYLTALLLAALTLPASAEEIACTTTTWKLIGANHRICVYAYDDPKISGVTCHVSQARTGGVKGSFGLAEDPSQFSLACRQIGPINLPAKLPDDEVVFSEDTSILFKETKIHRFLDEKRKVLVYLAISRKIIEGAPANAISTVPIQPWGGK, from the coding sequence ATGAAATACCTGACCGCCCTGCTCCTTGCCGCGCTTACCCTGCCGGCAAGCGCCGAGGAAATCGCCTGCACCACGACGACCTGGAAGCTGATCGGGGCCAATCATCGGATCTGCGTCTATGCCTACGACGATCCGAAAATTTCCGGCGTCACCTGTCATGTCAGCCAGGCGCGAACCGGCGGCGTCAAGGGTAGTTTCGGGCTGGCCGAAGACCCTTCGCAATTCTCGCTAGCCTGCCGCCAGATCGGCCCGATCAACCTGCCGGCCAAGCTGCCGGACGATGAAGTGGTGTTCAGCGAAGACACCTCGATCCTCTTCAAGGAAACCAAGATTCACCGCTTCCTCGACGAAAAGCGCAAGGTGCTGGTTTATCTGGCGATCAGCCGGAAGATTATCGAAGGCGCCCCGGCCAATGCGATTTCCACGGTGCCGATCCAGCCATGGGGTGGCAAGTGA